In Leptospira perdikensis, the genomic window AAATCTCATCTACGGCACAAACTTTGATATCAACGAGCCCAAGTTCTAAGGCAAAATTACGAATGAGATCCTCATTCATATCGGAAGGAATTTTGGCAGACTTCTTTGGCCAAGAGATCCAAATCATTCCCGTTGGTTTGATGAATTTTATGAGTTTCGGTAGTTTTTGAAAATACTCTTTGGAAGATAATGTGAAAAAATGAATCATATCCAATCCAGACTTTGGTTTGTCTAAGATCTGAATTTGTTTAGGCAGTGTTCCCCAATCTTTGATAAAATCTTTGGACGGAAGGTTGATAAAGTGTAGGATCATACTCTCTTTGATCCCTAATTTTTCAATGAGTGGTTTTCCTGAATAGCCGGCCGCCATAAATCTCTCCCGTGTTGAGGAATCTTTCACTGGTATCGGTAAAATACTGTTAGTTTATTAATTTAAAATCTACAATAACCATAGGGTTTGATTGAGAATGGAATGTCCACCAAACAGGAAAAAATTATATTGACGAAGGTATTTGTATTCCCAGAATTCTGTCATGAAATTCTTCCAGGTTTTATCGAATCTTCCTTTCTTTGTAGTTTTAATCCTTACGATTCACTGTTCCAAAAAAACTGAATATATCCCTCTTACAGAACCCCACTCTTTGATTGTGTATACCAGTGCCGATTTTGAAATTATTAACTTAGAAGACAAAAAAACTCCGATCAAAAGATTCACAAACTATCGCGGAGTCATTGAAGTAGAGGGTGTACATAGATTCATCCCCCAAAAAGATAATGATAAGGAATTATTTTACTTTCAAATCAAATGTTTGAGTGAATGGAAATGCCCAGAAGAAAAAGCGATTCTTTCCAGAGGATCCTTTTTGATGAATCCAAAATTCTCTTACGGCGAAAACCCTTCTTATGGCCCTAATGGGTATTTCATTCCCCAATCCAGTGTAAAATCTGCAGCAGAGACTTTAAATTTTTTAACCCAAAATGATGCCGAGGTTCCGACTTCTGGATTTAATAAGGATGTATTTAAAGATTGGATAAAGGTAAATGAAACTACTGGTGAAGATTCATTTGTGAATTTGTATTATCTATTTGAAACTTGGAAAAACAAAACTTTTGATCCAGAATCGCAAAAGGTTTTAAAGCGAACTCATAAAAGTTTAAAGTTTTTAAGTGAACAAACAGATCCAGCGGAAATTGAATCTTTTATCGCAAGTCATCCCATCGATCCAGAAATTTTAAACGAACCCAAAATTCAATCGGCTTATGTCAATTTTATCAACAGACATTTGGATACTTTCTTTCATATCGAAAGAAGTAATAAAGAAATTTCCAATCAATTCGAAACATCTGCAGAAATTCCTTACTTACAAGAGTTAGCTTTTCAAAAGATTATGGAATCAGGAGAGTTTGTTTTTGATCCCCTCCCTCCCGAAGAAGTGGTTCCCAATGCAGAAACAATCACTCTTACTAAAAAGAATTGGACACTTACAATTAAAAAACCAAGACAAGTCCAATTGAAATTTGGATTTGTTCCCAATACGGAATGGATCATAAAAAGAATCCAATCGGTTCCCAATGAAGAATTTCTTTCTTTTAAATTAATAGCAGAGAATGGAAACGAGTTTCATGTAAAATCAAAACAACTTCCAAAAGTTTTTGATGGTGCAGAAAAAATGAAAGAGTTTTCAGCAACCCTTCCCAAAAAAGCAACAGAGATCATCGACCAATTTGCTTCTGATTCTGCAAAAGAAGCTGGTGTTTATTTGGCATTGAAGTTTGGTAAAGGTGGTTATGATCCTATTAAAAACCAATACGAATATTCAATCGATGATCCGGCAATCATCCATTATTACTTTAAAAATAATAAAATCATCAAAGCAGATAAGTCGGAAATTTCAGGAGACTTGAGTTATAGTATTGGTGACGATTATTCAACTGATACTTTTGATGCTTGGTATCAAAAGTATAACAAAGAGAAAAAAGAATATACCGTCTTTGTAAATTACACTCACTCGGATTGTGGTTGCGATTGTTCCATAAATAAATCCGTAGACAACCAATGTTGGACCGCAGGTGAAATGATCAAAATTCGTTTTCCTGGACATGCCATTTTAAACAAAGATTTTTCAGAAGCCCGAGTCGAATTTGAAAAACCAGCATCCTTTCTTTGTAATGAACCGTTGAATGAGTAATGAAAGTCCCAGTTTTCGGACATAATTAATTTTTCTCTAGAGCTTTTCTAAATCCTCCTTACTCACTGAGGATTTAGAATACAAACAGTTCGTTCCTTCTTTAAAAAATCTAGATTTCATTGAAAAATGGAAAAAATGCGGATCATTTCCTTCGGTTTTGATCCGTAGATGTATACAACCAATAAAAAATTGGCCTAATCGCCGTTCTGGTGATGTAATGAATTGAGGGTATTCAGTGTTAACGATTGCAGATCTTTGGAAACAAGGAAAAATCATTATTAACAGAATCAGGTTTGGTCTGGTTCTTTTATTCGTTTTTGCGATGTTAGGTGCCAAAGACGAATTCCAACCAAAGATGTTTGTGATCCATATGATTGGAACCTGCACGATGGGATTTTATTGTGCGATTGCTTATATCCTAGAAAAAAAAACAAATCCTCCAACTTGGTTTCATAAACTTTTAGTCTTACTCGATACATTGGTTCTTTCGGGAACCATCATCATGGATTGTACGTTAAGTGCTAAGGAAGCAGAGGCAGCCCTTGCCAATGCTATTGTGTATTTTATCTTTTTCTTCAACGCAATTTATTCAGGATTTTTGGGTGATCGCAAATTTGTATTGATTAACTCTCTATTGGGTGCTTTTTTATCTGCCGTTGCTCTTTACTGTGCTGTTACTATTTCTGGACTTCAACTTTCTGTTGATCCAGAACTTTCCAGTAAACCTGGTTATATTGGTGTTACAGGTGAGATATTAAAACCAGTGTTTATTTTCACTGCCGGTTATATTGCTAGTTTACTCGTTCAATTATTAACAAAGATTAGTTCTCTTGCAGAAATTAAAGCACACGAAGCAGAACTTTTACTTAGTCAATCTAAGGAACGAAATAAAATTTCTTCTAACGCAGCTGTAAAATTAGAAAGTTCGATCAGAAATTTTAGCGATTTTGTTTCACAAACTTCGATTAAACTAGAATCTCAAGCGGCTTCCTTAGAAGAGATTACTGCAGTGATTTCTGAATTATCGAGTTCCTTTGAATCTAATGGATCTTCGATTGAAGAACAAAACAACAAAGTACAAGGAATGGTATCCGATACAGAAATTCTAAAAGAAACTGTAGATCGAATTCTTGTACAAAGTGAACGTTTGGTAGAAATTGCTGAGATTAATAAAAAAGAAAGTATGTCGGTTACAGAAGTAGCTGACCAAACCGCTGCCCATCTAGAATCCATTCAATCTTCCTTTGATCAAGTAAACGAAATCAATAATATTGTCGCCGAAATTGGGGAAAAAACAAACTTACTTGCGTTAAATGCATCGATTGAAGCAGCAAGGGCTGGTGATGTAGGAAAAGGATTCGCGGTTGTTGCAAACGAAGTGAGTAAACTTGCCGAGTTCACCAAAAACAACGTAAAACGAATTGCTGTAGTTGTTAAAAGTTCCAAAGAGATCATTACCAATGCCAGAAATGCTTCACAAAGTACCGGTGAATTAGCAAAATCTCAAATTGATCGATTGAACCAAACATTGGTGGCCATCCAAAACATGAATCAATTGTATTTGGAACAAAGAAATACATTATCTGCAATTTTAGTGGAGTTGGCACAAATTCGAGAACTATCCAAACAAATTTCAGAGTCCACCAAAGAACAGTTACTTGGTCAAAAAGAAGCATCAAAAGGCATTGTTCAACTAGAAATGGAGGTCAACGAAATCAGTCGCGCCTCCAAAGATCTAGAAGAACATATTGAAATGATCAAAGATGAAGCCAATAAATTGGCATCAATGAGCCAGAGTTAAACCAAAACTTAGTCTGAACTTTGGAATTTCCCTTCCAAAGTTCCTTTAGTTTTTTAATCCTCTTTTAAAAAGTTTAGAATTTCTTCCTTAACACTCTCGGTTCGCAAAATCATTTTGTGGCCGAGCCCTTTGGTTTGTACTAACTTGGATTTTTTCCATGCTTTCGAAACAGCAAGTCCCATAGAAAATGGAATTTCTAAATCATCTTCATCATGGATAACAAGCAGAGAGTTACTAAACTTAGGACCGGCTGCCCCTAAATCTAAACTACTCAACGGTTGTTTTACTTTTCGTTCCAAAAGGATTCGCATGGATTCTTGTTCTTCTTCCGTTAATCGAAAGTATTCACTGAACGTTTTTCTTAATATTTCTAATCGCAAAGGCGGTGCAATATAAACTAGTTTGTTTGCACTGACACCTAATTCTTGTGCTACGGTAGCAACCGCACCTCCAAATGAATGTGTGATGATAATATCAGGATTACCAATTTCCTGGACAAGCCTGCGGACCATCTTTGCCGAAAGAACAATATTGGAATACCTTCCAGTAGAATATCCATGTCCTGGCAAATCGATCCCGAAAACATTATAACCTTCTTCCAATAGTGCAGGAACAATCCTTGCAAAGTTCCCCGTATTTCCATTCCAACCATGAATGAGAAGGATGGTTTTACCTTCTCCCTTCCAATGAAAGTATTGAATGCGATGTTCGTTTTCTTGGAATTCTTTTTGTTCAGCCAGTGCCAACACATCCATTTCCTTTCGGGATGGTTTCTGTTTTTGCGTTGATAAAAAATACTGAGCGGCCACATAACCAAAAAACATCGGCTTTCTTCTGGCAAAGGCCCATTTTTCTTCTATCGGAATAGGGTAAGTTCTATTTAAAGAACGAACGATCGTGCTATTTGTTTCCATAACTTAATCCTTATACTTCTGTTAGTCCCAACTGTCTTCATACTGATTTCGTTTGATAAGTTCGTTAAAACTTTGTTTGGCTTTTTTTTCGGCATTTTTATCTTCCAAAAGTCTGTTGTAAAAATGAAAAGATAAAATGAGACCCCAAATATCTTGGACCATCTTATCTACATTTGTATTGGAAGATAATTCTAAAGTGTTTTTCGCATCTTCTACAAATTGTTTTAAAGTCTTTTGCCAACTGAGTTGTGTTTTTTTCAAATGATCTCTGACAACACCTGGCCTGTCATCAAATTCAGAACTAGAAGATAAAAACAAACAACCGCCTGGTAAACTATCTGTATGTGCCCACGACAACCACATCTGAAATGCAGTTTTAAGTCTAGCTATCCCTGGTTTGGTTTTGAGAGAAGGGTATACTACATTTCTTCGAAAGAGTTCACTTCCCACTCGTAACACTTCAATTTGAAGATTTTCTTTGGAGGCAAACTTGGCAAAAAGTCCACTTTTGGACATCCCCAATTCATCAGCTAAGGTGCCTATAGTGAGGCCTTGCAATCCTTGGACACTCGCTACCTGGACCGCTTTTTCCAGAATTATGGATTTTGTTTCCTCACCTTTACTCACAAATAAAAGTACGACCGTTCGTTTAAATTTGTAAAGTACTTTTTTAGGTCTGCCCGCCTCGAATTGGATTCCAAATCTGGATTGGTTCGAAAACCGACCGGGCTTCTACGGGGTGCGCTAAACGCTCCCGTCCTCGGAAGGCTTTTCGCCTTCTCGGACCAAGCCCTCCGTATCCCTGGCGGGATGGTGGTTGGATATGGAATCGCATCGTTTATTCATTCTAAGTCTTTCGTTTGTAGAATGTCTCCGTTGCTTTTGCTTCTTCCCCTTCCGGAGAGATATTAAAAGCTGTCAGAGAAAATTCGTCATTACTGATGAACTGAATTTCGGTTCTCCAACCCCAGAGTTTTTCACCATACTCAGGGTTGCCATAGGAACCATTCATAAAAAAGCCATTTCCTTTTGATTCTCCACTAGACAACATAATTTGTGTTCCCATGTGAAAACTATCGATCCAAGAACTTGTAAACCTTTGGTAAGGGATATCAAATCCAATGACCATCTTTCCAACAAAGGGTTTCCCTTCCAAACTACTTTGGTAATCTAAAGAAATGAATCGGCCACCAAACAGACTCGTGATGGTGACCTCAGCGGGTGACTCATCTGCTAAAACATCTTTTTCAAACCAAGTTTTGGTTTTTCCATTCCAATTACCAATCAAACTTTGTAATTGTTTGTGGGCACCGTTTGTTAGAGACTGTTCGAATTTGTTTGATGTCATTTGTTTGCCTTACGGTTTGATTTCGTTCGATCAATTATGTTTTGTCTTTTGGTGAGAGTTCTGGTTTGATATTTCCTTCGGCCATTCGTAAATCACGGACGTTTTTTTGAACAGCAACGGCAGCAAATAAACTGAGAACAAATGAAATTCCAAAAAAACCTTTTTCACTTAAAGCGAGAGTTGCATTCCAGAGTCCGATGAAAAGTAGTGAGAGAGTCAAAGCGACGGAAAACCAACACAAACCAATATAGATACCGGTAACAAATAAACCTTCCAATTGGTCTCTTACCGTTTTTTGTAAAGAAACGGCAGAAAACAATCCGTACATTAAAATTGTAATATAAAAACCTTTTTCGTTTAACATCATGTCGGCGTTCCAAATTCCTACGATGAATGTAAACATACCAATAACGAGAGAAAGCCAGGAAGCTCCAATAAAGGCAGCAGAGGGTTTTTGAGGTTGAGTGATCATTTCGGAAGTTGTATGGTCCGTTTCCGATTTGGTCAAGAATTTTGTTAACATCGTCGAGACCTTCAGGATGTTTCTTTTCTTTCGTTCTTTAAAGAATTCATGAAAGTTTTAATCTTTGGATTTCTTTCTATTTTGTGGTTAAAATTGCGTAAAGAATCCTGATTGAAATATGGAGTCATAAAAAGATTGATTGGTTATGGATTCTAAAATCACCTCGATAGAGAAAAAATACTTAGTTGGTAAAAAAATAGAAATGTCTTTGGTTGAAAGTTTAACACCGACTTTATGGAAATCTTTTGTTCCTTCCATTGGTTCCATTCAAAACCGAGTTTCCAAAGAAATGATTTCTTTGTCAGTGTATCCGACCGATTATTTTCAAAATTTTAATCCCAATCGAAAATTTATCAAATGGGCAGGAGTAGAAGTTTCTTCTCTAATGGATTTGCCGGAAGGAGTGGAAGTTTTGGAAATTCCAGCCGGACTTTATAGTGTATTTCTTTACAAAGGTCTGGCGAGTGAAGCCGGCCCGTTTTTCCAATGGATTTTTAGAGAATGGTTTCCTAAATCCGAATACGATTTGGACAATCGACCACATTTTGAAGTACTCGGTGACAAATACAAAAATGAGGATCCTAGTTCAGAAGAATTTGTTTATATACCCATAAAACCGCGTTAAGGATACGTAGGGCTTGGTCACCTGCCATCGTTAGATGGCTGGGGACGGGAGCGTTTAGCGCACCCCGGAGGAGCCTGACCCTTTCAAAAATAAAATGGTTTTATAGAAGGGAATTGGGAACGCCCAAAAGCTAAACCATTGGGGGCCAAACACTACTTTTTTCTGGTTCCTTTGGCATGAAGACAATCCAAAGTTTATCACCGACTTTTTTTGTTAGATGAACTGATTCATAAATATTGCCAACATTTCCTGTATATTTTTTTCCACTTACTTCGAATACAAATTCAACAATCGTTGGGGATTTACCATTTAAAGATTGAGTATAGTCTTTACGAATGTCTATGATTTCGCCAACTGTGGCCTTTCCTTGTTCTAAGGGAATGAGTTCATCATTTGCAGTTCGAATTCCCCTTCGCCAACAATAGATCCCAATGATGGGAAATAAAATCGTCCAAAAAAATGGGATCGTGAAAATGATACCAATGAGGGTCATCACATTGCCTGTGTATTTGATCCTTCGTTTGAATTTTGTTGGAAGGACTCTTGGAGCCATAGGAGGTTCAGAGCCAAGATCGTCGGAGTTGAAAGAGTATTCGAGGGTTCCTCCACAATTGGTGCAGTTAGTTATGTTTGAATTGGAATATTGAGTTTTGCACCAAGGGCATTGGATTGTGGTATCAAATGGCATAAAGTTTCCGATGTTTATTTTGAATGGATTCTCATTCTATTGTCAAGATTAGTTTTTGAAGGTAAATGTTTCCTTCTTATAACAAACTCGAATTCAAATTTTGGGTTATGTTTTTATTTTTAATTTCGCATAATGGATATTTGGTTATGAACAGTGATCTTGGTTTGAATGATTGAAACTTCAATTGATTCTATTAATCAAATGTTTCGATAAATAAAATCTTTCCAAACGTAAGTTGGGTAATTCTATCGGAATGATTGGAATTCTTAGTTGATTGGAAAGTCAATCAGGATAGAATGTATGGATGCGTTTCGGTTTTCTCTTCGTACTTGTCACTTTGATCCAATGCTCAAAGCCAGAACTCAATAATCCAAGTGATTTTGGAACTGATTCTTATTTAGAAAACCAAACAATCCTTTGTTTGACAGGGCAGACTTCTGCATGCCGATTAGCAGTTCCCGTTTGCACCAATTGTCGTTTTTTTTCCACGAGTACAACTTATAACGGGGCACGTGGGGGAATCATCGGAGCCGATGCGATTTGTATGAGTGATTCCAAAAAGCCGACGGAACCAGCGAGGGCGGTATACAAAGCATTTCTTGTGGATGATGTGAATCGGATTGCCTGTACAACTTCCAATTGTAGTGGTGGGGTATCTGAACATACGGATTGGATCCTAAAGCCAGATACATCCTATTTTAGAGCTGCAGATTTAACAAAGTTTGCAGTTACAGATAGTTTTGGAATCTTCAATTCGCAGTTAGTACATGTGGATGTGAACGTACTCACGAATACCTTAACTGGTCTTGCGACAGGCGGTTGGACAACTCGCACAAATAATCATTGCAATCGTTGGACGGATGGAACAGGAACTGGTAATGCTGGTGTTGCGGCAAATAGCCTTTCAGTCTTCACTTCTACATTAGGAAGTTGTAATGCTGCATCCGTTATCTTATGTGTGGAGCAGTAAAATCACCTTTGTATTTGTTTTTTTAATCTTATTTTGCCTGACTTGGATTTTTTGTTTTATCCCCCAGATTCGAGTGTATCTTCCCCAAGGAAAATTGGGTTCTATTCACATTTTATATGCGGAAGGAGCCAGTTTTCTCTGTTTTTGTTTTTTAAGTTGTTCTTGTATCGATTACAAAAATAGAAAATACTGGCAAGGAATCGCCATACACGAGTTTGTTCACCAACGCCAACAAAGGTTGTTTTCTCCGTTTGTTTTTGGAATTCTCTATTTTGGGGAATGGATTTTTCGAAAGTTATATCACAAACAAACTTGGATGGAAGCTTATCGAAATCTTCGTTGGGAAAAAGAAGCAGAAGTGGCACGCCTTAGGTTTGAAGAAAATATCTCTTAAATCGGTTTTTGAAATGGTGCGGAGTATCTTGTGAAGAATAAAGAAGAAAAAATCGATTGGAATGAGGTGATAGATTCTCTATCGGATAGGAACGAAGCATTTGTTGAAGATAAATTTGTAAAACCTTGGTTAAAAACTTTTTTTGGGTATCATGAAGATGCCATGACTCGTCAAGATTCGCCAAAAGGTACGAGAAAACGTACCGATATACTGGCATTAGGTGACAATCAAAAATTCAGTCTGATTGTTGAAGTCAAACACCATGGAACCAAAGATTTTCCTGAGTTCAATCCGGAAACAGGTATTGTATCTGATTTTGAACAACTCACAGAATACTTACGTACGTTTTATGATAATGTAAATAAAAGTTATATTCCCATTGGTATTTTTACGGATGGAGAACGGATTTTAGTTGTTCGTAATTATTATGGGATGGTTTTTCCCATCATCTATATCAAAAATTTAAAAAGTGGAAAAGGTGTAGTTTATTGGTCGAACGAGATCGTAAAGACGATAAAGAAAAAATTAAACGAACCAGTGATTCTCACCACTTATAATAATAAGGGAGGTGTTGGTAAAACCACAGTCAGTTATATACTGGCAAACTATTTAGCAAAAGTAAAAAAGAAATCGGTTTTAGCACTTGATTTCGATCCATTACAATCTGATTTTTCCAGGCTCTTTCATTTGGATTCTGGAGAATTTTATGATGTGATCGATTGGTTAGAAGGAACGGTCGATAAAAAAGACAAAAAGAAAGCAATGAGTATGCGCGATGGAAATCTTGTATTGGCTTTGGCAAAAGCAAATGAAAGTTCCAATGAAGCAATGAAAAAAGGAAACCTCAATAAATACTCGAGTCTTTCCGGAAGTATTACAAAAATCAATAGTTCGGCAAAAACGATTTCGAAATTAATGAAACAAGGAATTACAATTCCTCAACCCGGATCTACGATTCCGTTACATCGTAAGTTTGATGTAGTGATCATTGATAGTCCACCGGGTTGGTGGTATTATTCCATGCTTGCCATTTCTTTAAGTGATGTCATCATTCCACCGATTAACTTTAATAATGGATCTTCAGTGATCAATTTAGTTCGGTTCACAAACCAATACTTTCCGGAGCTCTTCAAACATTTGAATCCAACGACAAAGGAAGAAAAAATAAATTTTCTGAATTTGCGATCTCCTATTTTTTCCCATATGATCATTAATTTTTTTGATAAAAATGATAAAGAAGTTAAGGAGAAAGATTTAGATCAGGTAGTGGCAAAGTATTTGGAAAAAGAAATTAAAGATTCGTTTATTAGAAATTCTTTGTTTAGAAATGAAAGGGCCGATGGAATTTCTGGTCGCACCTTCGACGCCATTCGTTTGCCTTTAAATCGTTCGATCAATCAGTTATCCTCATTAGCTTTAGAAGACAGAGATCGGAAAAAAGTCGAAAACGATGTTCTCAAACTAGGAGAGATCATTGTTTCTGATTTATTTCCATTTATGAGAGGTTAGAAGGATTTATTATTTTTCCCTTTTTTGGTCATCTACGTTTTGTTTGTCTATTTGCACCTAACAAATCCATTGACAATATTTCTGAATCCTTCTAATTTGTGTACAAAAGAGGAAAAAGCGTGAATATGAAAAAAGGTTATTTGAATGAATCGAAAACTATTACTCGTACTAATGCTAGGTGTATTCTCTTTTAATTGTATTGGGTTATTACTTCCTGAAAAAGAAAACAAAGACCAGTCTTTATTACAGGCCATTCTTGGAATATTTTTGGGGAATCCTAATCATGTAAGGACTGTCTCTGCTGAAGTAGGTCCATCTGGTGGCAGTTTGCGAGCGTCAGATGGAAGTTTCTCTTTTGAAATTCCTGCCGGTGCTTTGAGTGACACAAAAATCATAACAATTTCTCGAGAAGTTTCACCTAACGGATCGATTCCTGTTGAATTCGGTTCGACCACCCCTGTATTTAAATTTGAACCAGAAGGTTTACATTTTTCCAGACCAGCTCTGCTTTCAGTTGCTTATGAACAAGGTAATTTTGTCGAAGCAGGAATTGAAGAACGAAGTATTGGTATGTATTATATTAAAGATGATTCCTCCTTAGAAAAAATGAAGAAGGTATCGGTCGATTATTCGACTAACACTCTAAAAGTGGAAGTGGTTCATTTTTCTTTTGGTGCGGGACTGAACATACAAATTTGGCTGGTATCTAGTGGAATTATGACTAATCCCACATCTGTTTCGAATGTAGCAGATCGAGTGATCGAAGAATTGGCAAACTATGCAGATTATGGTTATTCCAGTATCGATGAATACTATCAGGCCAATGCCGGAGTCCTTGGCCCTCTTTTAAATCAATTGGTAGCTGTTTTAGGAACGGATCCGATCACTGCTGCATATCCCAATGCAGATTTTGATGGCGATGGAGCACCTAACTTTGAAGATCCGATGGTTCCATCTCTTGCTCCTGCCATTACAATTAGTTCTGTAACCTCTCCGTTTATTAGTACACTCAGTGGTTCTATTAATGCCACTGACTTCACATGGCGTTCCTCCAAAACAGGAACCTATACGATTCGAAAAAATGCATCTGATTGTAATACAGGAACTGCGATTGATTCAGGAAACGTAACGGCAAATGTGAATCAAAATTCGGGTTCCATTTTAGCTTCCTCTTTGAATTTGGGAACCAATGCCCTTCGAGTTTGTGTGACCAGTGGTGGAGTGAAAGGTTTTGGAGTGGCTTCATTAACAAGAGATGATACAACTCCAGGTGTAACAGTCCTTCCTTCTGGAGGAAGTTTTGGAACAATACAATCAGTTGTATTAAATTGTTCTGATGTTGGTGGTGCAGGTTGTGCAAAGGTAATTTATACTTCTAATGGTTCCACTCCTTCTTTTGGTTCCAATTGTTCGATTACAAATGGAACATTGTATTCTACTTCCATATCAACACCAAATCAAACAGCGACTACATACAAAATCAAAAGTTGTGACAATGCAGGGAACCAATCCATTGTTTATAGTGAAACTTATACTGTAGATACAGTCATTCCCACAGTAACAATTAATAGTGTATTGCCTTCTAACTATTTAAAATCAGGGCAAACTTCTACTATTAGTTGGAAGTCGAACAAAGCTGGTAGTTATGAAGTAAAATTAGGAAATTCTTGTGCTTCGGGGACTGCACTTACAGGAACAAATGTATCTGGTACTGTTGCTGCGAACGAATCGATTAGTTCGGAAATTCCAGTTACATCTTTTGGTTCTGAAGGTTCTAAAACAATAGCTGTTTGTGTTTCTAATTTGGTTGGCACTAAAGGAGGGACTACAGTAAACTTAACAGTGGATTTAACGAACCCCACTCTTTCTGCTTCTGTTGATAGTGGGACCTATACAACTGCGCAAACTTTGACGATTACATGTGCAGACTTACAATCGAGCTGTCACGAAATCATTTATACTTCTAATGGATCCATTCCCTCCTTCGATGTTTCAGGTTCGATTGTGAATGGTCAATTGTATACAGGTTCTATCATCACTCCGAACACTGCTGTATTAGAGTATCGATTTTTGGCGAGAGACCGCGCAGGAAATCTTTCCGGAGTATTGGTTCGAAATTATACAATTGGACAATTGATTCCTAAGTTTACTTCCTTTGAGATTCCTGAATATGGTGCAAAGGGTGTCATTGATGAAGTAAACAAAACAATACATATTGCTGTCTACAAAGCCAATGGGCCTGATTCGACGGCAGTATTCACTACAGAAAATACCGTTTCTATAATTCATCCAGGTTATACGCCGATTCCCTATGTTAGTGGTGATGCAATCCATTTAGGACAAAATGAAAATGAATTGGCTAAGGAGTTAATTTTAACAAGCCCTACTGGAACTACAGTTACTTATAAAATTTATACCTTCTCGATTACTGTTGACCGGAATGAATATATTTTAGGGTCGTCAACTACTGCTGATATATATATAAAAGCTCTTTTCGGTAGTAATCCTCAAGTGAATATTACCACTCCAAATGGAACCAGCCAAGCAACTTGTGTTCGGTTTAACCAATATACACTCAATTGTACGTTTACACCAATTAGTAGTTTGGATGGATATTTTATGGATGTAGTAGTCACAAATGATGCTCCATACCATAACTTTACTTTGGTGAAAGCAGCAAAGATGACTGTTACAAAAAATGGCGCCGGTGAGGCTAATGGAGAAAT contains:
- a CDS encoding ParA family protein; translated protein: MKNKEEKIDWNEVIDSLSDRNEAFVEDKFVKPWLKTFFGYHEDAMTRQDSPKGTRKRTDILALGDNQKFSLIVEVKHHGTKDFPEFNPETGIVSDFEQLTEYLRTFYDNVNKSYIPIGIFTDGERILVVRNYYGMVFPIIYIKNLKSGKGVVYWSNEIVKTIKKKLNEPVILTTYNNKGGVGKTTVSYILANYLAKVKKKSVLALDFDPLQSDFSRLFHLDSGEFYDVIDWLEGTVDKKDKKKAMSMRDGNLVLALAKANESSNEAMKKGNLNKYSSLSGSITKINSSAKTISKLMKQGITIPQPGSTIPLHRKFDVVIIDSPPGWWYYSMLAISLSDVIIPPINFNNGSSVINLVRFTNQYFPELFKHLNPTTKEEKINFLNLRSPIFSHMIINFFDKNDKEVKEKDLDQVVAKYLEKEIKDSFIRNSLFRNERADGISGRTFDAIRLPLNRSINQLSSLALEDRDRKKVENDVLKLGEIIVSDLFPFMRG
- a CDS encoding chitobiase/beta-hexosaminidase C-terminal domain-containing protein — its product is MNRKLLLVLMLGVFSFNCIGLLLPEKENKDQSLLQAILGIFLGNPNHVRTVSAEVGPSGGSLRASDGSFSFEIPAGALSDTKIITISREVSPNGSIPVEFGSTTPVFKFEPEGLHFSRPALLSVAYEQGNFVEAGIEERSIGMYYIKDDSSLEKMKKVSVDYSTNTLKVEVVHFSFGAGLNIQIWLVSSGIMTNPTSVSNVADRVIEELANYADYGYSSIDEYYQANAGVLGPLLNQLVAVLGTDPITAAYPNADFDGDGAPNFEDPMVPSLAPAITISSVTSPFISTLSGSINATDFTWRSSKTGTYTIRKNASDCNTGTAIDSGNVTANVNQNSGSILASSLNLGTNALRVCVTSGGVKGFGVASLTRDDTTPGVTVLPSGGSFGTIQSVVLNCSDVGGAGCAKVIYTSNGSTPSFGSNCSITNGTLYSTSISTPNQTATTYKIKSCDNAGNQSIVYSETYTVDTVIPTVTINSVLPSNYLKSGQTSTISWKSNKAGSYEVKLGNSCASGTALTGTNVSGTVAANESISSEIPVTSFGSEGSKTIAVCVSNLVGTKGGTTVNLTVDLTNPTLSASVDSGTYTTAQTLTITCADLQSSCHEIIYTSNGSIPSFDVSGSIVNGQLYTGSIITPNTAVLEYRFLARDRAGNLSGVLVRNYTIGQLIPKFTSFEIPEYGAKGVIDEVNKTIHIAVYKANGPDSTAVFTTENTVSIIHPGYTPIPYVSGDAIHLGQNENELAKELILTSPTGTTVTYKIYTFSITVDRNEYILGSSTTADIYIKALFGSNPQVNITTPNGTSQATCVRFNQYTLNCTFTPISSLDGYFMDVVVTNDAPYHNFTLVKAAKMTVTKNGAGEANGEIPYCLIQHPHSITMPVPGMTEMIYARVYYPGLTNKSVENPAVSGQIGIGPLGTDPRTSALWTYSNARFNVSDFNLNVNDAEYMAQVYARPGVTGFSYVARFSVNGGLNYTYCDTDGSGSNYLLMGDDYPNLQYSVNKLGTINIANPNP